One genomic window of Moorella glycerini includes the following:
- the fabG gene encoding 3-oxoacyl-[acyl-carrier-protein] reductase, which yields MELQGQVAVVTGASRGIGRATALELARAGARVVVNYARQAEAAAEVVAAIQDGGGQAVAVAADVGDYEAARNLIQAALDHFGRLDILVNNAGIARDNLAARLKPDDWAAVLQTNLTGVFNCCQAALKPMLRQRQGRIINLTSVVGLRGNAGQVNYAAAKAGVIGFTKALAKEVASRGILVNAVAPGFIATEMTAALNEAAREEFYRHIPLGRPGEPEEVAEVILFLASPAARYITGQVIVVDGGLTLAL from the coding sequence ATGGAATTGCAAGGCCAGGTAGCAGTTGTCACCGGGGCTTCCCGGGGGATAGGCCGGGCTACGGCCCTGGAACTCGCCCGGGCCGGTGCCAGGGTGGTGGTCAATTATGCCCGCCAGGCGGAGGCGGCGGCAGAGGTAGTGGCCGCCATCCAGGACGGCGGTGGCCAGGCCGTAGCCGTTGCTGCCGATGTGGGCGATTATGAGGCGGCCAGGAATTTAATCCAGGCGGCCCTGGATCATTTCGGCCGGCTGGATATCCTGGTGAACAACGCCGGTATAGCCCGGGATAACCTGGCAGCCCGCTTGAAACCGGATGACTGGGCTGCCGTTCTCCAGACCAACCTGACCGGCGTTTTCAATTGCTGCCAGGCCGCCTTAAAACCCATGCTCCGCCAGCGCCAGGGACGAATAATCAACCTGACTTCGGTGGTAGGCCTGCGCGGTAATGCCGGCCAGGTAAATTATGCCGCCGCCAAGGCCGGGGTTATCGGTTTTACCAAAGCCCTGGCTAAAGAGGTGGCCTCGCGGGGCATCCTGGTTAATGCCGTCGCCCCGGGTTTTATCGCTACGGAAATGACGGCGGCTTTAAACGAGGCGGCCCGGGAAGAATTTTACCGCCATATCCCTCTGGGTCGCCCCGGCGAGCCGGAGGAGGTGGCTGAAGTTATTCTTTTCCTGGCTTCGCCAGCGGCCAGGTATATTACCGGCCAGGTAATAGTTGTTGACGGCGGCCTTACCCTGGCTCTATAA
- a CDS encoding beta-ketoacyl-ACP synthase III, producing MPALLRPVGIVGTGSCLPERILTNAELEQMVDTSDEWIRSRTGIRERRIASHDTAASDLAVPAAAKALAMAGLPAEAVDLIIVATVTPDTLFPATACLVQERLGARGAAAFDLSAGCSGFIYALAVASQFIAAGVYQTALVIGVEILSKIINWQDRNTCVLFGDGAGAVVLQAVPEGEGVLGLHLGADGNGGSLLSIPAGGSRLPASPSTVQNRLHTIHMNGPEVFKFAVRVMGEASLKALEQAGLRKEEVDFLIPHQANIRIIEAATKRLGLPPEKVYVNLDRYGNMSSASIPVALDEAYREGRLKRGDKVVLVAFGAGLTWGATVLSWSLV from the coding sequence ATGCCAGCCCTCTTAAGGCCGGTCGGGATTGTCGGTACGGGATCCTGCCTGCCGGAACGCATCCTGACCAATGCCGAACTGGAGCAGATGGTTGATACCAGCGATGAATGGATTCGCAGCCGGACCGGTATCCGGGAGCGCCGGATAGCAAGTCACGATACGGCTGCCTCCGACCTGGCCGTCCCGGCCGCAGCAAAAGCCCTGGCCATGGCCGGGCTTCCGGCAGAGGCCGTGGATTTAATCATTGTGGCTACCGTAACCCCGGATACCCTTTTCCCGGCGACGGCCTGCCTGGTCCAGGAGCGCCTGGGAGCCAGGGGGGCTGCCGCCTTTGACCTTTCAGCCGGCTGCAGCGGTTTTATCTATGCCCTGGCAGTCGCCAGCCAGTTTATCGCTGCCGGGGTTTACCAGACGGCCCTGGTGATCGGTGTCGAGATCCTGAGTAAGATTATCAACTGGCAGGATCGCAATACCTGTGTCCTTTTTGGGGATGGGGCCGGGGCAGTCGTTCTCCAGGCCGTACCGGAAGGGGAAGGTGTTCTGGGTTTGCACCTGGGGGCCGACGGCAACGGCGGGTCCCTCCTCAGTATCCCGGCCGGGGGTTCCCGCCTGCCGGCAAGTCCCAGTACCGTCCAGAACCGGCTGCATACCATCCATATGAACGGCCCGGAGGTTTTTAAATTTGCCGTGCGGGTCATGGGAGAAGCTTCCCTGAAGGCCCTGGAACAGGCTGGTTTAAGGAAAGAAGAGGTGGATTTTCTAATCCCTCACCAGGCCAACATCCGCATTATCGAAGCGGCCACCAAACGCCTGGGCCTGCCGCCGGAGAAGGTTTACGTTAATCTAGACCGCTATGGTAATATGTCCAGCGCTTCCATCCCGGTGGCCCTGGATGAAGCTTACCGGGAAGGCAGGCTAAAGCGCGGCGATAAAGTAGTCCTGGTGGCCTTTGGTGCCGGGCTGACCTGGGGGGCAACTGTATTAAGCTGGAGCCTGGTATAA
- the fabD gene encoding ACP S-malonyltransferase has protein sequence MSGIVFVFPGQGSQYVGMGQELAGRYPEAAAVFQEAGAALGWPVDKLCFAGPAEELTRTENTQPAVLTVSIACFRVLAAHRIRPGAVAGHSLGEYSALVAAGSLTFSEAVKLVAKRAQLMATAVPAGQGGMVAVLGLEAEKVAALCREVKGGIAEAANFNAPGQVVVAGDREGLAALSSLAKEAGAKRVVPLQVSGPFHSSLMAPAARELARVLAEVPVADPQVPLVTNVTAGYVYTAAQVRENLIKQVASPVRWEESIRRLLADGYRTFIEVGPGDVLSGLIKRIDRQATISQVENIQTLDKTLALLQEAK, from the coding sequence ATGTCAGGCATAGTCTTTGTCTTCCCCGGCCAGGGCTCCCAGTATGTAGGTATGGGCCAGGAGCTGGCCGGCCGTTACCCCGAGGCGGCGGCGGTTTTTCAAGAGGCCGGGGCGGCCCTGGGGTGGCCGGTAGATAAGCTCTGCTTTGCAGGGCCGGCGGAAGAACTCACGCGGACGGAAAACACCCAGCCGGCAGTGCTGACGGTAAGTATTGCCTGCTTCCGGGTCCTGGCGGCCCACAGGATCAGGCCCGGGGCAGTAGCCGGCCACAGCCTGGGGGAATACAGCGCCCTGGTGGCTGCCGGCAGCCTTACCTTTAGCGAGGCAGTCAAACTGGTGGCCAAACGGGCGCAGCTCATGGCCACGGCTGTACCGGCAGGCCAGGGCGGTATGGTGGCCGTGCTGGGCCTGGAGGCAGAAAAAGTAGCCGCCCTCTGCCGGGAGGTAAAGGGTGGCATAGCTGAGGCGGCGAACTTCAATGCCCCGGGCCAGGTGGTAGTTGCCGGTGACCGGGAGGGGCTGGCGGCCCTATCTTCCCTGGCTAAAGAAGCAGGAGCTAAAAGGGTGGTCCCTCTCCAGGTGAGCGGTCCCTTCCACTCCAGCCTGATGGCGCCGGCGGCCCGGGAACTGGCCCGGGTTTTAGCAGAGGTTCCCGTGGCCGATCCCCAGGTGCCACTGGTAACCAATGTCACGGCCGGCTATGTCTACACGGCGGCGCAGGTCAGGGAGAATCTGATTAAGCAGGTAGCCAGCCCGGTGCGCTGGGAGGAGAGTATCCGCCGCCTGCTGGCCGATGGTTACCGCACTTTCATCGAAGTAGGACCGGGCGATGTTTTAAGCGGGCTCATCAAGCGCATTGACCGCCAGGCAACCATCAGCCAGGTAGAAAATATCCAGACGCTGGATAAAACCCTTGCTTTACTTCAGGAGGCAAAATAA
- a CDS encoding YceD family protein, with protein sequence MNVVKIGVSDLKARPGSELEFKAQEKWSYLTTATGRIPIVAPVRVCGNVTNTGRILLVKGQVATTLELTCDRCLEKFRYSVVASLEEEYAGASAGQAAAGENEEPGEVRPLEGDFINLKPAVEEALILALPMKWLCRESCRGLCTHCGQNLNEGQCQCDTRPVDLRLAVLEELLRKKEGEN encoded by the coding sequence GTGAATGTGGTGAAAATTGGCGTTAGCGATTTAAAGGCCAGGCCGGGAAGCGAACTCGAATTTAAGGCCCAGGAAAAGTGGTCCTACTTAACCACGGCTACCGGCAGGATCCCTATCGTAGCACCGGTACGTGTTTGCGGTAACGTAACCAATACCGGGAGGATACTACTGGTTAAAGGGCAGGTAGCCACCACGCTGGAATTAACCTGTGATCGCTGCCTGGAGAAGTTCAGGTATTCCGTAGTGGCGTCCCTGGAAGAGGAATATGCCGGGGCGTCCGCAGGTCAAGCCGCTGCAGGGGAAAATGAGGAACCCGGTGAGGTGCGGCCCCTGGAAGGAGATTTTATCAACTTAAAGCCAGCGGTAGAAGAAGCCCTCATTCTGGCCCTGCCCATGAAATGGCTCTGCCGGGAAAGCTGCCGGGGCCTGTGCACCCATTGCGGCCAGAATTTAAATGAGGGACAATGCCAGTGTGATACCCGGCCAGTTGACCTGCGCCTGGCTGTATTAGAAGAATTGCTACGCAAAAAGGAAGGAGAGAACTAG
- the fabK gene encoding enoyl-[acyl-carrier-protein] reductase FabK: MLHTPLCDLLGITYPIIQGGMAWVATGELAAAVSAAGGLGIIGAGNAPPETVRREIHKVRQRTDRPFGVNIYYMSPYVEELIELVCTEKVPVVTTGAGNPGKHLPKLKAAGVKVIPVVASVALAKRLERLGVDALVAEGMECGGHIGEIATMPLVPQIVDAVHIPVIAAGGIADGRGLAAALALGAAGVQMGTRFICAEECTVHPNYKEAVLKAGDRDAVVTGMPGHYVRVLKNKLTRQFEELAARGASWEEMDRLGTGKLRAAVVEGDVEYGSLMAGQSAALVREIKPAAAIIEEVMAEAEAIISRLGTLVR, from the coding sequence ATGTTACATACGCCCCTTTGCGATCTCCTGGGGATTACCTATCCTATTATCCAGGGCGGCATGGCCTGGGTGGCTACCGGGGAGCTAGCGGCAGCAGTTTCGGCCGCCGGGGGGTTAGGTATTATTGGTGCCGGCAATGCACCCCCGGAAACAGTGCGCCGGGAGATCCACAAGGTGCGCCAACGGACGGATCGCCCCTTTGGTGTAAACATATACTATATGTCACCCTATGTGGAAGAACTGATTGAGCTTGTTTGTACCGAAAAGGTGCCGGTGGTTACTACCGGTGCCGGTAATCCCGGTAAACACCTGCCCAAATTAAAGGCCGCCGGCGTCAAGGTAATCCCGGTAGTAGCTTCCGTGGCCCTGGCGAAAAGGCTGGAAAGGCTGGGGGTGGATGCCCTGGTAGCCGAAGGTATGGAATGCGGCGGTCATATCGGGGAAATCGCCACCATGCCCCTGGTGCCCCAGATTGTAGATGCCGTACATATTCCCGTGATTGCTGCCGGCGGGATTGCCGACGGCCGCGGCCTGGCAGCAGCCCTGGCCCTGGGGGCGGCCGGCGTGCAGATGGGGACTCGTTTCATCTGTGCCGAAGAGTGTACCGTTCATCCCAATTATAAAGAGGCCGTCTTAAAGGCCGGGGATAGAGACGCCGTGGTTACCGGCATGCCGGGGCACTACGTGCGGGTGCTGAAAAATAAATTAACCCGGCAGTTTGAAGAGCTGGCCGCCCGGGGTGCTTCCTGGGAAGAGATGGATCGTTTGGGTACCGGCAAGCTCCGGGCCGCAGTAGTAGAAGGCGACGTGGAGTACGGCTCCCTCATGGCCGGCCAGAGCGCGGCCCTGGTGCGGGAAATCAAACCGGCGGCGGCGATAATCGAGGAAGTAATGGCTGAAGCAGAAGCGATCATCTCTCGCCTGGGCACGCTGGTGAGATAA
- the plsX gene encoding phosphate acyltransferase PlsX encodes MQIAVDAMGGDHAPGEIVRGAVAAAREKIAGIILVGDKRRLEPELKPLHPPANLEIVHTEQVVAMDEQPALALRRKREASIIVATRLVKEGRAAAVVSAGSTGAQMAAALLILGRSGKIQRPAIATIIPTLKGPKLLLDAGANVDCRPEHLYEFALMGNLYAARIMGIREPRVGLLNIGTEACKGNEQTLGAYNLLKGAPLNFTGNIEGRDIFAGETDVIVCDGFVGNVLLKFGEGMAQTLFTMIGREIKNSFRARLGAALVLPALRGLKKQVDYTEYGGAPLLGVQGISIICHGSSNARAIKNAIKVAARCVEQGLVTGLGQLPGAGDAGEVVKCQPS; translated from the coding sequence TTGCAAATAGCTGTTGATGCCATGGGGGGCGATCACGCTCCCGGGGAAATTGTCCGGGGAGCGGTGGCCGCCGCCAGGGAAAAGATAGCCGGTATTATCCTGGTAGGTGATAAAAGGCGGCTGGAACCAGAACTTAAGCCCTTACATCCCCCCGCCAATTTAGAAATTGTCCATACCGAACAGGTTGTAGCGATGGATGAACAGCCGGCCCTGGCCTTGCGGCGCAAGCGCGAAGCATCAATAATCGTTGCCACCCGCCTGGTCAAGGAAGGGCGGGCGGCAGCCGTTGTTTCGGCTGGTAGTACCGGGGCCCAGATGGCAGCAGCCCTCCTGATTTTAGGTCGCAGCGGCAAAATCCAGCGACCAGCCATTGCCACCATTATCCCTACCCTGAAAGGGCCAAAGCTTTTACTCGATGCCGGGGCCAATGTCGATTGCCGGCCCGAACACCTTTATGAATTTGCCCTAATGGGCAATCTTTATGCCGCCAGGATAATGGGTATCCGCGAGCCCCGGGTGGGACTGCTCAATATAGGGACCGAGGCCTGCAAGGGAAATGAACAGACCCTGGGGGCCTATAATCTGTTAAAGGGAGCGCCCTTAAACTTTACCGGCAATATCGAAGGCCGGGATATTTTTGCCGGCGAGACGGATGTCATTGTCTGTGACGGGTTTGTGGGTAACGTCCTGCTGAAATTTGGTGAGGGTATGGCCCAGACCCTCTTCACCATGATCGGGCGGGAAATTAAAAACAGTTTCCGGGCCAGGCTCGGTGCCGCCCTGGTGTTGCCTGCTTTACGGGGCTTGAAGAAACAGGTAGATTATACCGAATACGGCGGTGCCCCCCTCCTGGGCGTTCAGGGCATCAGCATCATCTGCCACGGCAGCTCTAACGCCCGGGCTATAAAAAATGCCATCAAGGTGGCCGCCCGCTGTGTCGAGCAGGGACTGGTGACAGGCCTGGGGCAGTTGCCGGGAGCCGGCGATGCAGGGGAGGTAGTTAAATGCCAGCCCTCTTAA
- the fapR gene encoding transcription factor FapR: MVGRKGNKEERQEALRRYLRNNPFATDEELAEKFKVSVPTIRLDRLAMGIPEVRERIMAMAREARSRMRGVTAEELMGELVELQPGVMGISILEITPQMLVQPAGVARGHYLFAQAHSLALATVGAEVVLTSSARVRYRRPVYAGERVIARAMVKVNKDSTCLVSVHSRVNGEIVFKGQFIIITPENISGGGTDCK, encoded by the coding sequence TTGGTAGGCCGGAAAGGCAACAAGGAAGAGCGCCAGGAGGCCCTGCGCCGCTACCTGCGCAACAACCCCTTCGCCACCGATGAAGAGCTGGCGGAAAAATTTAAAGTCAGCGTACCCACCATACGCCTGGACCGCCTGGCCATGGGGATCCCGGAGGTCAGGGAGCGCATCATGGCTATGGCCCGGGAAGCCAGGTCGCGGATGCGGGGAGTAACGGCGGAAGAACTGATGGGCGAACTGGTCGAGCTGCAGCCAGGAGTGATGGGCATTTCCATCCTGGAGATTACTCCCCAGATGCTGGTCCAGCCGGCCGGCGTTGCCCGCGGCCATTACCTTTTTGCCCAGGCCCATTCCCTGGCCCTGGCAACTGTTGGCGCCGAGGTCGTCCTTACCAGCAGCGCCCGGGTGCGCTACCGGCGGCCGGTTTATGCCGGGGAACGGGTTATTGCCAGGGCCATGGTCAAGGTTAACAAGGATTCAACCTGCCTGGTATCAGTTCATTCCCGGGTTAACGGGGAGATCGTCTTTAAAGGCCAGTTTATAATCATAACGCCGGAGAATATAAGTGGAGGCGGGACTGATTGCAAATAG
- the rpmF gene encoding 50S ribosomal protein L32: MGVPKRRVSKARKNKRRSIWSQMTPPSLVECPQCHQLKLNHRVCPRCGYYKGREVIKVAE, translated from the coding sequence TTGGGAGTACCGAAAAGAAGAGTTTCCAAGGCCCGGAAAAATAAACGCCGTTCCATCTGGAGCCAGATGACCCCTCCCTCCCTGGTGGAGTGTCCCCAGTGCCACCAGTTAAAGCTTAACCACCGGGTCTGCCCCAGGTGCGGTTACTACAAGGGGCGGGAAGTTATCAAAGTAGCAGAGTAA